A genomic region of Leptospira terpstrae serovar Hualin str. LT 11-33 = ATCC 700639 contains the following coding sequences:
- a CDS encoding ArnT family glycosyltransferase, which translates to MKFLSVHRTFLILLSVLIVYLFYGNSSPLVDQDEAAYAGFSRTMVETKDFLTMDFPYSTPHRKPPLHFWITSSFFQIFGPSEWILRLFPALCILGTSLLTYHLTSIMFGSRTALYAFSILSFSLYFPLNGKIALVDSLLVFFGMCGFVSLYHWIQSQKKRFVFFFWLSVSLGLLVKGPPILIFLGGTCVLLLSINQIRSKIWKLNPFVWLPIAFVPLLLWGTLSWQKDKGELIRWMVDWYILRRATDPVFGQSGPPGTYLVLFVVTFFPWSRLYLSFLNENGWKLIAYLKTEGLGVTQYLLPWHWKKNNFPFTSKRFLLLGLVFSWLFYEFLASKLPSYPLSAYPILSILLADQLARKHNQIYMYRVYLTVSLVMIATISFILLPRFSELRKDTIKAASVVSSLVPQNKTLHSFGAHGIPSFAYYYHRPIQEITWEDLKTKKGYFLVSESDYQIWKGLGLHWEGMGEPLSIYAYDRNKMLKLRVVKTNDL; encoded by the coding sequence GTGAAATTCTTATCTGTCCACCGCACCTTTCTCATCCTTCTCTCTGTCCTAATTGTCTATTTATTCTATGGGAATTCCTCTCCCCTTGTCGACCAAGATGAGGCTGCTTATGCTGGATTTTCTCGAACTATGGTGGAAACAAAAGACTTTCTTACCATGGACTTTCCCTACTCCACTCCCCATAGAAAACCGCCATTGCATTTTTGGATCACTTCGTCTTTTTTTCAAATCTTCGGACCTTCTGAATGGATCTTACGCCTTTTCCCTGCTCTTTGTATCCTCGGAACTAGTTTACTAACATACCATCTAACTAGCATAATGTTTGGATCAAGGACAGCACTGTATGCATTTAGTATTCTCAGTTTTTCTTTGTATTTTCCGTTAAATGGAAAAATTGCCCTTGTAGATTCTCTTTTAGTATTTTTTGGGATGTGTGGATTTGTTTCTCTATATCACTGGATTCAATCGCAAAAGAAGCGGTTTGTTTTTTTCTTTTGGCTCTCGGTTAGCTTGGGACTCCTTGTGAAAGGGCCTCCCATTCTCATCTTTCTTGGTGGAACCTGTGTTTTACTTTTAAGTATAAACCAAATCCGTTCTAAGATTTGGAAATTAAATCCATTTGTTTGGCTTCCTATCGCATTCGTTCCTCTTCTTCTTTGGGGAACACTTTCCTGGCAAAAAGATAAGGGGGAACTCATTCGATGGATGGTGGATTGGTATATTTTACGAAGGGCCACCGATCCGGTATTTGGCCAATCAGGACCTCCAGGCACCTATCTTGTGTTATTTGTAGTAACGTTTTTCCCATGGAGCAGGTTGTATCTTTCTTTCTTAAATGAAAACGGCTGGAAACTCATTGCTTATTTAAAAACAGAAGGTTTGGGAGTAACCCAATACCTTCTTCCATGGCATTGGAAAAAAAACAATTTCCCTTTTACATCCAAAAGGTTTTTATTACTCGGACTCGTCTTTTCTTGGCTCTTCTATGAATTTTTAGCAAGTAAACTTCCCTCCTATCCTTTAAGTGCTTATCCCATCTTATCGATTCTTTTAGCAGACCAACTCGCAAGAAAACACAATCAAATTTATATGTATCGAGTTTATCTCACCGTATCACTTGTGATGATCGCAACCATTTCTTTTATTTTACTCCCTCGGTTTTCAGAATTGCGAAAGGATACAATCAAAGCGGCAAGTGTTGTTAGTAGTTTAGTTCCTCAAAATAAAACCTTACACTCCTTTGGTGCTCATGGAATTCCGAGTTTTGCATATTATTACCACAGACCTATCCAGGAAATCACTTGGGAAGACCTCAAAACAAAGAAAGGGTATTTTTTAGTCTCTGAATCCGATTACCAAATTTGGAAAGGACTTGGTCTCCATTGGGAAGGAATGGGAGAACCACTATCTATTTATGCTTATGACAGAAACAAAATGTTAAAACTAAGAGTGGTAAAAACAAACGACCTTTAG
- a CDS encoding copper chaperone PCu(A)C — translation MLRKINITNAGFLLLIQVNLLVFCHKPTEPIRLWMTAPPEVAKTAAVYGEIRNPYKTDVEIQTIVSNGYKTVDFHETSLDESSGITRMRKLDYPILLKASETIELVRSGKHLMLYDKLHHSGKLDLKIQFSNGESQTVVVEEKEL, via the coding sequence TTGTTACGAAAGATAAATATAACAAATGCAGGATTTCTGTTACTAATTCAAGTCAATTTGTTAGTTTTCTGTCACAAACCGACAGAACCCATCAGGCTCTGGATGACAGCTCCTCCAGAGGTAGCAAAAACTGCTGCTGTGTATGGTGAAATTCGAAATCCCTACAAAACCGATGTGGAAATTCAAACTATAGTTAGTAACGGATACAAAACAGTGGATTTCCATGAAACAAGTTTAGATGAAAGTTCTGGAATCACCAGGATGCGAAAGTTGGACTATCCTATTTTACTAAAAGCTAGTGAAACCATTGAACTAGTGCGATCCGGGAAACATTTGATGTTATATGATAAATTGCATCATTCGGGAAAGTTGGATTTAAAAATTCAATTTTCGAATGGAGAAAGCCAAACCGTTGTTGTGGAAGAGAAAGAATTATGA
- a CDS encoding alpha/beta hydrolase codes for MRIIIKWVIAITLILSSFLVSTYNWSTGEYNYDSSRKFENFDAFYQNELALSAKENTRPNNEELLVRVSEEKTPIVIVYIHGFGASRGEGEEVTNKLTEYFGANTYYLRLPGHGTNAEDHLNTNFQKYLQDAEDSLIYARELGDKTVLVGTSMGGNIASYLAAKHPDLVDSLVLASPFYDFDDPSAHIFRFHWGKSFINAIKGEMRISKTDPKDESAKYWYLDQYYAAIQNILDLKRFVDKDNPYPKITAPTLLMYYYKSEREHDFVASVPAMLKVYDAIQSGQNPNPKNKLLKIENGSHVLLSKYVKTDKELIERELIQFIKDSTGAEEVKKSKKSKR; via the coding sequence ATGAGAATAATAATCAAATGGGTGATTGCGATCACTCTCATTCTTTCTTCATTTCTAGTATCCACTTACAACTGGTCTACCGGTGAATACAATTATGATTCCTCTCGTAAATTTGAAAATTTTGATGCCTTTTACCAGAACGAACTTGCTCTCAGTGCAAAAGAAAACACAAGACCTAACAACGAAGAATTACTGGTTCGTGTATCGGAAGAAAAAACTCCCATAGTCATTGTCTACATCCATGGATTTGGTGCGAGTCGTGGCGAAGGAGAGGAAGTCACAAATAAACTCACTGAATACTTCGGCGCCAATACATATTATTTAAGATTACCTGGGCATGGAACCAATGCAGAAGATCATCTAAATACCAATTTTCAAAAATACCTTCAAGATGCTGAAGATAGTTTAATTTATGCCAGAGAACTGGGCGACAAAACAGTGTTAGTGGGAACAAGCATGGGTGGAAACATTGCTTCTTATTTAGCAGCAAAACATCCAGATCTTGTGGACTCACTTGTCCTTGCTTCTCCCTTTTATGATTTCGACGATCCAAGTGCTCATATTTTCCGGTTCCATTGGGGAAAATCCTTTATCAATGCCATCAAAGGCGAAATGCGTATTTCAAAAACAGATCCTAAAGATGAATCAGCAAAATATTGGTACTTAGATCAGTATTATGCAGCCATTCAAAACATATTGGATCTAAAAAGGTTTGTCGACAAAGACAATCCTTACCCAAAGATTACAGCCCCCACCTTACTGATGTACTACTATAAATCAGAAAGAGAACATGACTTTGTGGCTTCTGTACCGGCAATGTTAAAGGTTTATGATGCGATTCAGTCGGGTCAAAATCCCAACCCAAAAAACAAACTCTTAAAAATTGAAAATGGTTCCCATGTTTTACTTTCTAAGTATGTAAAAACAGATAAAGAGCTCATTGAAAGAGAACTGATACAATTTATCAAAGACAGTACAGGAGCCGAAGAAGTTAAAAAATCAAAGAAATCCAAACGATAA
- a CDS encoding Sec-independent protein translocase subunit TatA/TatB, protein MPSNPFSFQAPIAFFNLGPWEIALIVFLALLFFGGKRLPSLAKDLGSGIKEFRKSLTGQEEEPTQTSFPQEEPKSSSAASKSGKKKKA, encoded by the coding sequence ATGCCATCCAATCCGTTTTCTTTTCAAGCACCTATTGCTTTTTTTAATTTGGGACCATGGGAGATTGCACTCATCGTCTTCTTAGCGTTACTTTTTTTTGGTGGGAAACGCCTTCCAAGCCTTGCCAAAGATTTGGGTTCTGGAATCAAAGAATTTCGGAAGTCCCTAACAGGCCAAGAAGAGGAACCGACACAAACCTCTTTCCCACAGGAAGAGCCTAAGTCGTCATCTGCTGCATCTAAATCTGGAAAAAAGAAAAAAGCTTAA
- a CDS encoding hybrid sensor histidine kinase/response regulator, whose translation MQTNLEASGMIEFFKVLPNLFSGGVYLTDPKTGQILFSNDFFKNNLGCHKENADCMESDLLLWVAEEDKANFRDHFLFPSRHFDRDTIQGDYRFLMPNEVLVRWFQFEKRKVRIPNIDSLLQIVFVRDVTNEKTNEINIVEQIQFFLGLFENASVGMALQDWEGGYFRINPRFTEITGYSFQNLTDMNIKRIKGEPISEEEMEYFGFFKEGAEESRLTRKDGRRINVYRRISAFRNSQGKPDFYYVFLDDVTEKKQLESYQLHSQKMETIGSLATNIAHDLNNYLQPIHVFSQLGEEQIKLGKFDQNKILEYLEKIRMGADNARSMIHRIIKYSKVKDEDSATKIEISSVVESSIPLVNAGLPKNVEAQFDFHKSPLYTKLDAVRFSKILCELTSGGLLVWDDRKRGLVRIKTSAADEFKLLVSMEFTGLSLPSLSGINTLDFVNFGDEEFQWTGMHLINRYVKNWGGEFYIEKPEPMTVLIHIFLPLEEGQIVLGPARPVQENNPKDVWSEISKKEIWIVEDDEAASEAICFVLSQKQVVPTVFQSSSQALDNLKNKVPDFILSDYRMREMNGLSLIRKIKKVNPELSAVLYTGNRDGLDSEELDAERILVRSKPISVDELYETILLSFGFL comes from the coding sequence ATGCAAACGAATCTGGAAGCAAGCGGAATGATAGAATTCTTTAAGGTCTTGCCCAATCTATTTTCCGGCGGTGTCTACTTAACAGATCCCAAAACTGGTCAGATTTTATTTTCGAACGATTTTTTTAAAAACAATTTAGGTTGTCATAAAGAAAATGCGGATTGTATGGAGTCCGATCTTTTGTTATGGGTTGCGGAGGAAGACAAAGCAAACTTTCGAGACCATTTTCTTTTTCCAAGCAGACATTTTGACCGTGATACCATCCAAGGTGACTATCGTTTTTTAATGCCGAATGAAGTTCTCGTTCGGTGGTTTCAATTTGAAAAGAGAAAAGTAAGAATTCCTAATATAGATTCTTTATTACAAATTGTTTTTGTACGTGATGTAACCAATGAAAAAACAAACGAAATCAATATTGTAGAACAAATTCAATTCTTTCTTGGACTGTTTGAAAATGCTTCCGTGGGTATGGCCTTACAAGACTGGGAAGGTGGATACTTCCGAATCAATCCTCGGTTTACTGAAATCACTGGATATAGTTTTCAAAACTTAACCGACATGAATATCAAACGAATCAAAGGGGAACCCATCTCAGAAGAAGAGATGGAATACTTTGGTTTTTTTAAGGAAGGAGCAGAGGAGTCGCGACTGACAAGAAAGGATGGCCGCCGAATCAATGTCTACCGCCGAATCAGTGCTTTCCGAAACTCACAAGGGAAACCCGATTTTTATTATGTTTTTTTGGATGATGTTACAGAGAAAAAACAATTAGAATCCTATCAATTGCATTCTCAAAAAATGGAAACCATTGGAAGTTTGGCGACAAACATTGCTCATGATTTAAACAACTATCTCCAACCAATTCATGTTTTTTCTCAGTTAGGTGAAGAGCAAATCAAGTTAGGTAAATTTGACCAAAATAAAATATTAGAATATTTAGAAAAAATTAGAATGGGTGCAGATAATGCTCGTTCGATGATCCATAGGATTATCAAATATTCTAAGGTAAAAGATGAAGATTCTGCTACTAAAATTGAGATATCATCTGTGGTTGAGTCTTCCATTCCACTGGTGAACGCTGGATTACCAAAAAATGTGGAAGCTCAGTTCGATTTTCATAAATCTCCACTTTATACAAAATTAGATGCAGTCAGATTTTCTAAAATTCTCTGTGAACTAACTTCCGGCGGTTTACTCGTTTGGGATGACAGAAAAAGAGGTCTTGTCCGAATCAAAACTTCTGCTGCCGACGAGTTTAAACTTTTAGTTTCCATGGAATTTACAGGACTTTCTTTGCCGAGCCTCTCCGGTATAAACACCCTCGACTTTGTGAACTTTGGTGATGAGGAGTTCCAGTGGACAGGAATGCACCTAATCAACCGTTATGTGAAAAATTGGGGTGGTGAGTTTTATATAGAAAAACCGGAGCCGATGACAGTTCTCATCCACATTTTTCTTCCCTTAGAAGAAGGACAAATTGTCCTCGGGCCTGCAAGACCGGTTCAGGAAAACAACCCTAAAGATGTATGGTCTGAGATTTCTAAAAAAGAAATTTGGATTGTGGAAGATGATGAAGCTGCGAGTGAAGCTATTTGTTTTGTGCTTTCTCAGAAACAAGTGGTACCTACTGTTTTTCAAAGTTCTTCACAGGCTTTGGATAACTTAAAGAATAAAGTTCCTGATTTTATTTTATCGGACTACAGAATGCGAGAAATGAATGGACTAAGCCTCATTCGGAAAATTAAAAAAGTAAACCCCGAACTTTCTGCAGTTCTTTATACAGGAAATAGGGACGGACTTGATTCTGAGGAGTTGGATGCAGAGCGGATATTGGTTCGTTCTAAACCAATATCCGTTGATGAACTTTACGAAACGATTTTGTTATCGTTTGGATTTCTTTGA
- a CDS encoding DUF4384 domain-containing protein, producing MMKRFLILSALISLSIFSSDKIGRLPVYKIAVEAVPATEEGIVLRDFIKEQIQSTSRGTISLPLKESESGNWEFDKEGNPTLETVANIKRYTDTDKLVLISTEDGQAVISFVDVLHRKLEYRNSLPDSLSKTLVSDFLGFLDKKNIYLALSETGSGSNAQLKINSLKPTYVAGEPIRFEIESAEDNYVYVVLVPENQKGEPILLFPNQIQNDNFVRKGDRVTIPDKRISFKASSVPSKDRIRAFASREEWKEFQLRGKKEDSFYRLLPPAVTGTKTTARSMTVVPNTLTASIEQSPVMEWEYQILSR from the coding sequence ATGATGAAACGTTTTCTAATTCTATCTGCTCTCATTTCTCTTTCGATCTTTTCTTCTGACAAAATCGGAAGACTCCCTGTGTATAAAATTGCTGTGGAAGCAGTTCCTGCCACTGAAGAAGGGATTGTTTTACGTGATTTTATCAAAGAACAAATCCAGTCCACATCCAGGGGAACGATATCCCTTCCTTTAAAAGAATCCGAGTCTGGAAATTGGGAATTTGACAAAGAAGGAAATCCAACACTAGAAACAGTAGCAAACATCAAGCGATACACAGACACAGACAAACTTGTCCTCATCTCAACTGAAGACGGACAAGCCGTGATTTCTTTTGTGGATGTCTTACACCGAAAGTTAGAGTACAGAAACTCTTTACCTGATAGTCTTTCTAAAACGCTAGTTTCTGACTTCCTCGGATTTTTGGATAAAAAGAATATCTACTTAGCTCTTTCTGAAACGGGATCTGGATCCAATGCCCAACTCAAAATCAATTCCTTAAAACCTACCTATGTGGCAGGTGAGCCCATTCGATTTGAAATTGAATCTGCTGAAGACAATTATGTTTATGTAGTACTTGTCCCAGAAAATCAAAAAGGCGAACCCATCCTTCTTTTCCCGAACCAAATCCAAAATGACAATTTTGTACGCAAAGGAGACAGAGTGACAATTCCTGATAAACGAATTTCATTCAAAGCTTCTTCCGTTCCCTCCAAAGACCGAATTCGTGCCTTTGCTTCTCGCGAAGAATGGAAAGAATTTCAACTCCGAGGAAAAAAGGAAGATTCGTTTTATAGACTCCTTCCTCCAGCAGTCACTGGAACTAAAACCACTGCTAGGTCTATGACGGTTGTTCCCAACACACTCACTGCATCCATTGAACAAAGTCCAGTAATGGAGTGGGAATACCAAATCCTTTCTCGATAA
- a CDS encoding SCO family protein — protein MNRKNILISLVAFLIGCSSALDFTELPIGGNFEVLDKSGNSVSLKTFEEPVLLVFFGYTYCPDFCPNTLAKIKAAVEPLSEVEKTKFKVVFISIDPVRDSPETTTKYVQFYLPQSVGLSFSFDTTNKILKQYAAYVEKTEDGQSFDHSTYIYVLDKNRKTRKLIKSTDSKDVITKSIQVLSGNSI, from the coding sequence ATGAATAGAAAAAATATATTAATCTCGTTAGTTGCATTTTTGATTGGTTGTAGTTCTGCCCTAGATTTCACAGAACTACCGATAGGTGGAAATTTTGAAGTTTTGGACAAATCTGGAAATTCAGTATCCTTAAAAACCTTCGAGGAGCCAGTCCTACTCGTGTTTTTTGGCTATACCTATTGCCCTGACTTTTGTCCCAACACATTGGCAAAAATCAAAGCTGCCGTAGAGCCTTTAAGCGAAGTGGAGAAAACAAAATTCAAAGTTGTTTTTATTTCTATAGATCCTGTGCGTGATTCTCCAGAGACTACCACAAAGTACGTTCAGTTCTATTTGCCTCAATCGGTGGGACTATCTTTTTCATTTGATACAACTAATAAAATTCTAAAACAATATGCAGCATACGTGGAAAAAACAGAAGATGGCCAAAGTTTTGACCATTCTACTTATATTTACGTTTTGGATAAAAATCGGAAGACCCGAAAGTTAATCAAGTCTACCGATTCCAAAGATGTCATTACCAAATCCATACAGGTATTAAGCGGCAATTCCATTTAA
- a CDS encoding M3 family metallopeptidase, with product MFPEFHSDNLPKKESAILEKMESNKKFIQTLLKIENPTFQNFAKPYQRIQTELGDLVTEISHLNSVKNNEESQTIYSRLLPILSEYYTDLGQNEDIFSTLLRIQSSESNLNHEASKVLENEIRDFRLSGVGLNAETKNALKEIRIRQSDLSNQFSQNVLNATNAFALSLSEADVTGLPESEKISAKQDDGTYKFTLHFPSYIAYMTYGENREIRKKLYDGYCTRAPENGKLMEEILELRDKEAKLLGFPTFSHLSLAMKVADTPEQVIEFLDHLAKKATPIALQELNEIKAFAKKLGHSDLQPWDLTYYSEKLKKESFSYDEEIYRPYLEKETVIAGTFQFLEKLLGIQFQQVTTPVWEPSVLCYNLVVEGEIRSRLYLDLEVRAEKKGGAWMHNWKPHFQDETGKIELPVAFVVASFPKATSTQPSLLRPSDVVTLFHELGHALHHLLSRVKEAFVSGVNGVEWDAVEFPSQFLENFAYEPKVLELFAKHYQTKEPIPNSYIETMVKAKNFMSAMGVVRQLEFAKFDMLIHREKPSEVRVQEILDQVRNEVCVVFPPSYNKFQNSFTHIFAGGYAAGYYSYKWAELLSANAYYSFVDRGVFDLEHAAHFRKTVLEKGGSASAMDLFRDFYGRDPEIDALLRLNGIAA from the coding sequence ATGTTCCCTGAATTTCATTCTGATAATCTTCCCAAAAAAGAATCCGCCATTTTAGAAAAAATGGAGTCCAACAAAAAGTTCATTCAAACTCTATTAAAAATAGAAAACCCTACATTTCAAAATTTTGCAAAACCATACCAACGCATCCAAACGGAACTCGGAGATCTTGTTACAGAAATCTCACATCTCAATTCTGTAAAAAATAATGAAGAAAGCCAAACTATCTACAGTCGGCTTTTGCCAATACTGAGTGAATACTATACAGACCTAGGTCAAAACGAAGATATTTTTTCTACTCTATTAAGAATCCAATCCTCTGAATCAAACTTAAATCACGAAGCATCCAAAGTTTTAGAAAATGAGATCCGTGACTTCCGATTATCTGGAGTGGGTCTTAACGCGGAAACTAAAAATGCCTTAAAAGAAATTCGAATTCGCCAATCCGATCTTTCAAACCAATTTTCGCAAAACGTACTCAATGCGACTAATGCCTTTGCACTTTCTCTTTCAGAGGCCGATGTTACTGGCCTTCCTGAAAGCGAAAAAATTTCTGCCAAACAAGATGACGGAACCTATAAATTCACATTACACTTCCCATCTTACATTGCTTATATGACTTACGGTGAAAATAGAGAAATTCGAAAAAAACTCTATGATGGATACTGCACACGAGCTCCAGAAAATGGAAAACTTATGGAAGAAATCTTAGAACTACGCGATAAGGAAGCAAAACTCCTAGGATTTCCAACATTCTCTCATTTGAGTTTGGCCATGAAAGTGGCGGACACACCTGAACAAGTAATTGAATTTTTAGATCATTTAGCAAAAAAAGCAACGCCAATCGCCTTACAAGAGCTAAACGAGATAAAAGCTTTTGCTAAAAAATTAGGTCATTCGGATCTACAACCTTGGGACCTAACATATTATTCTGAAAAACTAAAAAAGGAATCCTTTTCCTATGATGAAGAAATCTACCGTCCTTATTTAGAAAAAGAAACTGTCATTGCAGGAACCTTCCAATTTTTGGAAAAACTTTTAGGAATTCAATTCCAACAAGTGACTACTCCTGTATGGGAACCGTCTGTTCTTTGTTATAACCTGGTTGTGGAAGGAGAAATCAGATCGCGATTGTATTTGGACCTTGAAGTTCGCGCAGAAAAAAAAGGGGGCGCTTGGATGCATAATTGGAAGCCCCACTTCCAAGACGAAACGGGAAAAATAGAACTTCCTGTAGCCTTTGTCGTAGCTAGTTTTCCGAAAGCCACAAGCACACAACCCTCTTTGCTAAGACCAAGCGATGTTGTAACACTTTTCCATGAATTGGGCCACGCCCTCCACCACTTACTCTCACGCGTTAAGGAAGCCTTTGTGAGTGGGGTCAATGGTGTAGAATGGGATGCAGTCGAATTTCCATCTCAATTCTTAGAAAACTTTGCTTACGAACCAAAAGTATTGGAACTTTTCGCAAAACACTACCAGACGAAAGAGCCTATCCCAAATTCCTATATCGAAACAATGGTAAAGGCCAAAAACTTTATGTCAGCGATGGGTGTTGTGCGACAGTTAGAATTTGCAAAGTTCGATATGTTGATCCATAGGGAAAAACCAAGTGAAGTAAGAGTTCAGGAAATCTTAGACCAAGTAAGAAATGAGGTTTGTGTTGTCTTCCCTCCATCCTACAATAAATTCCAAAATTCATTCACCCATATCTTTGCTGGTGGATATGCAGCAGGATACTATTCATACAAATGGGCTGAGTTACTTTCCGCTAACGCCTACTATTCCTTTGTTGACCGGGGAGTTTTTGACTTAGAACATGCAGCTCATTTTAGAAAAACAGTATTGGAAAAAGGTGGGTCAGCAAGTGCCATGGACCTATTCCGCGATTTTTATGGAAGAGATCCAGAGATAGATGCATTATTGAGATTAAATGGAATTGCCGCTTAA
- a CDS encoding LIC_12337 family protein — MKKVLYTFIFLGMSFQVSDFHKLARLDQEIRLTSLFSEAIQFGIGSEKLWSATSADNWGFVRQSATWARGNSGIIDSLILALKNAGYFNNSAPRNDVLSNVNLNGFGSATLTIKISTPTAGISSTAYTGTKTFNHFFEIKKTGASIPSLQLFFDDPETTLGNDGALVYYRLVDFGNPAFANVGDVITESYTGNDSIYGTKFQTYTWRNGPENSSWISKHGRVVLTEVDSGRQLCFRSVVRLTFTKLKAVNPTGTAALDNLKTVCNTVQGTGASDQIYYALAYMQKFDSPFQTTAKATFTMSTARPETICAIPESPSAPNVRLSYGIFNINGYVTDQLLAAQIPADYPSPTVGGADFMSVDEAFNRTYVAFGASIAGQAGLGTVKQYETTSKAFLDAFDGSDQNLTFK; from the coding sequence ATGAAAAAGGTCCTCTATACATTTATCTTTTTGGGTATGAGTTTCCAAGTATCGGACTTCCACAAACTTGCGCGTTTGGATCAGGAAATCCGACTCACTAGTCTCTTTAGCGAAGCCATACAGTTTGGAATTGGTTCAGAAAAACTTTGGTCTGCCACAAGTGCGGACAACTGGGGATTTGTCCGCCAGTCTGCGACTTGGGCCAGGGGCAATTCAGGGATCATTGACTCTCTCATCCTTGCTTTAAAAAATGCGGGATACTTCAATAACTCTGCACCAAGAAATGATGTCCTTAGTAATGTCAATTTGAATGGATTTGGTTCTGCAACACTTACCATCAAAATCAGCACACCTACGGCAGGGATTAGTTCCACGGCCTACACAGGAACAAAAACTTTTAACCATTTTTTTGAGATCAAAAAAACAGGTGCTTCGATTCCCTCCTTACAGTTGTTTTTCGATGATCCAGAAACTACTTTAGGAAATGATGGTGCTTTAGTTTATTATCGTTTGGTTGATTTTGGAAACCCTGCTTTTGCAAATGTGGGAGATGTTATCACAGAAAGTTACACGGGAAATGATTCCATCTACGGAACAAAATTTCAAACTTATACTTGGAGAAACGGTCCCGAAAATTCAAGTTGGATCAGTAAACATGGTCGTGTGGTTTTAACGGAAGTAGATTCAGGAAGACAACTATGTTTTCGTTCCGTGGTTCGTTTGACCTTCACTAAACTCAAAGCCGTAAACCCAACAGGTACGGCGGCGTTAGACAATTTAAAAACAGTGTGCAATACAGTGCAAGGAACTGGTGCTAGTGATCAAATTTACTATGCACTTGCGTATATGCAAAAGTTTGACTCTCCTTTCCAAACAACAGCTAAAGCCACCTTTACCATGAGTACGGCAAGACCGGAAACCATCTGTGCCATTCCGGAATCACCTTCGGCTCCTAATGTTCGTTTGTCTTATGGAATCTTTAATATCAACGGGTATGTAACGGACCAACTCTTAGCGGCCCAAATTCCAGCAGACTATCCAAGTCCCACCGTAGGTGGTGCTGACTTTATGTCTGTAGATGAAGCTTTCAATAGAACCTATGTAGCATTTGGAGCAAGCATTGCAGGACAAGCGGGACTTGGAACGGTAAAACAATATGAAACCACTTCCAAAGCTTTTTTAGATGCCTTTGATGGTTCTGACCAAAACCTAACCTTCAAATAA
- a CDS encoding thiol-disulfide oxidoreductase DCC family protein, producing MPPEKSKIVFFDGVCHLCMGSVQFLLKHNAKEDLFFSTIGSETFFSLLPKDSFSQLPDSILYWKEGTLYLESDAVLQLTRELKFPWPLFYCFWIFPRSLRNLIYRFIAKHRYQWFGKAEVCMVPSPNIKIRFLN from the coding sequence ATGCCACCGGAAAAAAGTAAAATTGTTTTCTTTGATGGGGTTTGTCATTTGTGTATGGGTTCGGTTCAGTTTCTTTTGAAACATAACGCAAAAGAGGATTTATTTTTTTCTACCATTGGATCTGAAACCTTTTTTTCCCTGCTTCCCAAAGATTCCTTTTCCCAATTGCCAGACAGCATACTGTATTGGAAGGAAGGAACTTTGTATTTAGAATCGGATGCGGTTTTGCAACTGACTCGAGAATTAAAATTTCCGTGGCCATTGTTTTATTGTTTTTGGATTTTTCCTCGTTCCCTTCGTAATCTCATTTACCGATTTATCGCCAAACACCGCTACCAGTGGTTTGGCAAAGCAGAAGTTTGTATGGTACCATCACCAAACATTAAAATACGCTTTTTAAACTAA